In a single window of the Nicotiana tomentosiformis chromosome 8, ASM39032v3, whole genome shotgun sequence genome:
- the LOC104085920 gene encoding polyphenol oxidase E, chloroplastic-like gives MASSSTLPLCTSKILFSSFTNSSFFAKPSQHFLHGKRNQCFKVSCTGEHDGNQLDAIKEGAVDRRNVLLGLGGLYGAANLAPLASAAPVPPPDQKSCGTATITDGPAVPYSCCPPKPDDMDSVPYYKIPRMSKLRKRPAAQNVTEEYIAKYQLATSKMKELDKDQFDPLGFKQQANIHCAYCNDAYTMGDQKLQVHESWLFFPFHRWYLYFYERILGSLIDDPTFALPYWNWDHPSGMRLPPMFDVEGSSLYDARRNPQVRNGTIIDLGFFGDEVKTNEIQMITNNLLLMYRQMITNAPCPLLFFGEPYRFGSKPNPGQGTIENIPHTPVHIWTGTVRDTDLGNGVKSYGEDMGNFYSAGLDPVFYCHHANVDRMWNEWKALGGKRRDLTDNDWLNSEFFFYDENRDPWRVKVRDCLDSKKMGYDYEPTSTPWRNFKPGKKSTEGKVNLSSIKPASKVFPLSNLDRAICFSIERPATSRSQQEKDELEEILTFKGVKYDDSKYIRFDVFLNADKTVNADDINKREYAGSYTSLPHVHGPNNATHEFKPKEFKLAITELLEDCGLEDEDIIAVTVVPKKGGEVVSIDNVEIELKDCF, from the coding sequence ATGGCTTCTTCTTCTACTCTACCTTTATGCACCAGCAAAATTCTCTTTTCTTCCTTCACCAACTCATCTTTCTTTGCAAAACCCTCCCAGCATTTCCTCCATGGAAAACGTAACCAATGTTTCAAGGTTTCATGCACGGGCGAGCATGACGGAAACCAACTTGACGCCATTAAAGAAGGAGCTGTTGACAGAAGGAATgtccttttgggtttaggagggCTGTATGGCGCAGCTAATCTTGCGCCATTAGCCTCTGCTGCTCCCGTACCACCCCCCGATCAAAAATCATGTGGCACGGCCACGATAACGGATGGTCCAGCTGTACCATATAGTTGTTGCCCCCCTAAACCGGATGATATGGACAGCGTTCCATATTACAAGATCCCTCGCATGTCCAAGCTTCGTAAGCGGCCCGCTGCCCAAAACGTGACTGAGGAGTATATAGCCAAGTACCAGTTAGCCACTAGTAAAATGAAGGAATTAGACAAAGACCAATTTGATCCTCTTGGCTTCAAGCAACAAGCTAATATCCATTGTGCTTATTGCAACGATGCTTACACAATGGGTGACCAAAAGTTACAAGTTCACGAATCTTGGCTTTTCTTCCCATTTCATAGATGGTACTTGTACTTCTACGAGAGAATCTTGGGCTCCCTCATCGATGATCCAACTTTTGCTTTGCCATATTGGAACTGGGACCATCCAAGCGGCATGCGTTTGCCTCCTATGTTCGATGTCGAAGGTTCTTCCCTGTACGATGCAAGACGTAATCCACAAGTCCGTAATGGAACCATAATCGATCTTGGTTTTTTCGGTGATGAAGTCAAAACTAATGAAATACAGATGATAACTAACAACTTACTTCTAATGTATCGTCAAATGATAACTAATGCTCCATGCCCGCTGTTGTTCTTCGGAGAGCCTTACAGATTCGGATCTAAACCCAATCCGGGGCAGGGAACCATTGAAAACATCCCTCATACTCCAGTCCACATTTGGACTGGTACTGTGCGGGATACGGATTTGGGTAATGGTGTGAAATCATACGGTGAGGATATGGGTAATTTCTACTCAGCTGGTTTAGATCCAGTTTTTTACTGCCACCACGCCAATGTGGACCGCATGTGGAATGAATGGAAAGCACTAGGAGGGAAAAGAAGGGATCTCACAGACAATGATTGGTTAAACTCGGAGTTCTTTTTCTACGATGAAAACCGCGACCCATGGCGTGTGAAAGTCCGAGACTGTTTGGACAGTAAGAAGATGGGGTATGATTACGAACCAACATCCACACCATGGCGTAACTTTAAGCCAGGGAAAAAGAGCACAGAGGGCAAGGTGAATCTAAGTTCAATTAAGCCAGCCAGCAAGGTATTCCCACTCTCAAATCTGGACAGAGCGATTTGCTTTAGTATAGAGAGGCCAGCTACATCAAGGAGTCAGCAGGAGAAAGATGAATTGGAGGAGATCCTAACATTCAAGGGTGTAAAGTATGATGATAGCAAGTATATAAGGTTTGATGTGTTCCTCAATGCAGACAAGACTGTGAATGCAGATGACATTAACAAGAGAGAGTATGCAGGGAGCTATACCAGCTTGCCACATGTTCATGGACCTAATAATGCCACTCATGAGTTTAAACCAAAAGAATTCAAGCTAGCCATCACTGAACTGCTTGAGGACTGTGGTTTGGAAGATGAAGACATTATTGCGGTAACTGTGGTTCCAAAGAAGGGGGGCGAAGTGGTCAGCATCGACAATGTGGAGATTGAACTGAAGGattgtttttaa